The following coding sequences lie in one Arachis stenosperma cultivar V10309 chromosome 5, arast.V10309.gnm1.PFL2, whole genome shotgun sequence genomic window:
- the LOC130982160 gene encoding beta-glucosidase 44-like → MVAPKPSPPLLLTTLVVVIVGSTIIQCGAGAGDLDGVHFDTGGLSRQVFPKGFVFGTATSAYQVEGMADKDGRGPSIWDVFITKPGIVAGNGTAEVSVDQYHRYKEDVDLMQKLNFDAYRFSISWSRIFPNGTGEVNWKGVDYYNRLINSLLEKGITPYANLYHYDLPQALELRYNGLLSHQVVNDFADYAEFCFKTFGDRVKNWMTFNEPRVVAALGYDNGFFAPGRCSKEYGNCTVGNSGTEPYIAAHNLILAHATAVQRYRTKYQETQKGRIGILLDFVWYEPLTRSKADNYAAQRARDFHVGWFIHPIVYGEYPKTMQNIVGNRLPKFSVEEVKIVKGSMDFVGINQYTTYYMAAPHLSKPPKVPGYQQDWNVAFVYAKNGKPIGPKAYSYWLYNVPWGLYKALIYIKERYGNPTVILSENGMDDPGSWTLPKGLHDTTRINFYKDYLTQLKKAVDAGANVVGYFAWSLLDNFEWRLGYTSRFGIVYVDFKTLKRYPKMSAYWFKQLLTRKTKN, encoded by the exons ATGGTGGCTCCAAAACCATCTCCACCACTGTTGCTTACAACTTTGGTGGTTGTAATAGTTGGGTCAACAATAATCCAGTGTGGCGCGGGTGCAGGGGATCTTGATGGGGTGCATTTTGACACGGGGGGTTTGAGCAGACAAGTGTTCCCAAAGGGCTTTGTGTTTGGAACAGCAACTTCTGCTTACCAAGTTGAAGGTATGGCCGACAAAGATGGTCGTGGCCCCAGCATTTGGGATGTTTTTATCACTAAACCAG GGATTGTCGCCGGTAATGGAACTGCAGAAGTTTCGGTGGATCAGTACCATCGCTACAAA GAGGATGTGGATCTCATGCAAAAATTGAACTTCGATGCCTACCGATTCTCAATCTCGTGGTCAAGAATCTTCCCAA ATGGAACAGGCGAAGTAAATTGGAAAGGGGTAGATTATTACAATAGGTTGATCAATTCCTTActtgaaaaag GCATTACTCCATATGCAAATCTCTACCATTATGACCTTCCTCAAGCTCTTGAATTGAGATATAATGGattattgagccaccaagtagT GAATGATTTTGCAGATTATGCAGAATTCTGTTTCAAGACATTTGGGGACAGAGTGAAGAACTGGATGACATTCAATGAACCAAGAGTGGTAGCTGCTCTTGGCTATGACAATGGCTTCTTTGCCCCTGGAAGGTGCTCAAAGGAATATGGGAATTGCACTGTTGGAAACTCAGGCACTGAGCCTTACATTGCTGCACACAATTTGATTTTGGCACATGCAACTGCTGTTCAAAGATACAGAACCAAATACCAA GAAACTCAAAAGGGTAGGATTGGAATTCTCTTGGACTTTGTGTGGTATGAGCCTCTTACAAGATCCAAGGCTGACAACTATGCTGCTCAAAGAGCAAGAGACTTTCATGTTGGATg GTTCATTCATCCCATTGTATATGGAGAGTATCCAAAAACCATGCAAAACATTGTTGGGAACAGACTCCCAAAGTTCAGTGTGGAAGAAGTTAAGATTGTGAAGGGTTCCATGGATTTTGTTGGCATTAACCAGTATACTACTTACTACATGGCTGCACCCCACCTATCAAAACCACCAAAAGTTCCAGGCTACCAACAAGATTGGAATGTAGCATTTGTTTATGCTAAAAATGGGAAACCTATTGGTCCGAAGGCATATTCATATTGGCTTTACAATGTTCCATGGGGATTGTACAAGGCACTAATATACATCAAGGAGCGTTATGGAAACCCAACTGTCATCTTATCTGAAAATG GAATGGATGATCCGGGAAGTTGGACTCTACCAAAGGGCTTACATGACACCACAAGAATAAATTTTTACAAAGATTATCTAACTCAACTAAAGAAAGCAGTGGATGCTGGAGCAAATGTAGTTGGATATTTTGCATGGTCATTGCTTGATAACTTTGAATGGAGATTAGGGTACACATCAAGGTTTGGAATTGTGTATGTTGATTTCAAGACCCTTAAGAGATACCCTAAGATGTCAGCATATTGGTTCAAGCAACTCCTTACTAGGAAGACTAAGAACTAA